From the genome of bacterium, one region includes:
- the cmr5 gene encoding type III-B CRISPR module-associated protein Cmr5, with product MPQTLLQKRAAFAYAKVSAISGAGQPREKDFRTRLLDLGTQLHTNGLGQTAAFYKSKADNESGSYRETLAWLREWLADPERRIFENPQGRDLLQLITSSDAEAYRKASVEAKEIALWFKRFAEAMLHSGQGGD from the coding sequence ATGCCGCAGACATTGCTTCAGAAGCGGGCTGCCTTTGCATATGCAAAGGTATCCGCTATTTCCGGGGCCGGGCAGCCAAGAGAAAAGGATTTCAGAACGCGCTTGTTGGATCTCGGTACGCAGCTTCACACAAACGGGCTTGGGCAGACGGCGGCGTTTTATAAATCAAAGGCGGATAATGAAAGCGGCAGTTACCGGGAAACACTTGCCTGGTTGAGAGAGTGGCTTGCCGATCCGGAACGCAGGATATTCGAGAATCCCCAAGGACGCGACTTATTGCAGCTGATCACGTCTTCCGATGCCGAGGCATACCGCAAAGCCAGTGTTGAAGCGAAGGAAATCGCGCTCTGGTTCAAGCGGTTCGCGGAAGCAATGCTGCATAGCGGCCAAGGAGGAGACTGA
- the cmr6 gene encoding type III-B CRISPR module RAMP protein Cmr6, translating to MPFNLPMPADINSHAEPVLTGSNGYRLANRSLIHDCYLHTWGEGWTLGTGEGEGKSGFHHSFASKFNNGMDQSFGRFIRRRSAALRAAGYLPVSAKLKSRLVLGLGLDHPTELGFMLDRMTGCPYIPASSVKGFLRANAKPAGWSSAAIDASFGPLLGDGNQDAARGKLSFADAFPDKWPELEVDVLTPHYGPYYMPSGNRIPAPGDWFDPVPSTFLTVKKGGVWTFWYRPQRDFHPPSPLPELFAAAFAAQGVGAKKCAGYGWFEIAQNASSVNPSSAAPASANLETFDLAAADEDSIKMLFRKECRDQSSPGSDVELARRIAAERPDVVAVWKEEFDRKTKPESRDKTTFSMLVKRVPSLDPGGL from the coding sequence ATGCCGTTCAACCTTCCGATGCCCGCTGACATCAATAGTCATGCAGAGCCGGTGCTTACGGGCAGCAATGGTTACCGGTTGGCGAACCGGTCGTTGATCCACGACTGCTACCTGCACACCTGGGGCGAGGGCTGGACATTGGGTACAGGCGAAGGCGAAGGCAAGTCCGGATTCCACCACTCCTTCGCTTCGAAATTTAACAATGGGATGGACCAAAGCTTCGGCAGGTTTATCAGGCGCCGCTCCGCCGCGCTGCGGGCCGCCGGATACTTGCCCGTTTCGGCGAAGCTCAAGTCCCGCCTGGTGCTCGGCCTCGGCCTAGACCATCCCACCGAGCTTGGATTCATGCTCGACCGGATGACCGGATGCCCGTACATCCCCGCCTCGTCCGTCAAGGGCTTTCTTCGCGCCAACGCAAAACCCGCCGGCTGGTCAAGTGCCGCCATTGACGCTTCCTTCGGTCCGCTTCTCGGCGACGGCAATCAAGATGCAGCGCGCGGCAAGCTCTCTTTCGCGGACGCTTTCCCGGACAAATGGCCGGAGCTGGAAGTGGATGTTCTTACGCCGCACTACGGCCCCTATTACATGCCTTCCGGAAACCGAATCCCCGCCCCCGGCGACTGGTTCGACCCGGTGCCCAGCACCTTCCTGACCGTGAAGAAAGGCGGAGTCTGGACGTTCTGGTACAGGCCGCAGCGGGACTTCCACCCCCCCTCGCCGTTACCGGAGCTGTTTGCCGCCGCGTTCGCGGCCCAGGGCGTCGGCGCAAAGAAATGCGCCGGCTACGGCTGGTTCGAAATTGCGCAAAATGCATCCTCCGTCAATCCATCGAGTGCCGCTCCGGCCTCGGCGAACCTGGAGACCTTCGACCTGGCTGCCGCCGACGAAGATTCCATAAAAATGCTTTTCCGCAAGGAGTGCAGGGATCAATCCTCCCCCGGAAGCGACGTTGAGCTTGCCAGGCGGATTGCGGCTGAACGCCCGGATGTCGTCGCGGTGTGGAAGGAGGAATTTGACCGAAAGACCAAGCCGGAAAGCCGCGACAAAACGACCTTTTCAATGCTTGTGAAGCGCGTTCCAAGCCTTGATCCCGGCGGCTTATAA